From the Hevea brasiliensis isolate MT/VB/25A 57/8 chromosome 15, ASM3005281v1, whole genome shotgun sequence genome, one window contains:
- the LOC110664410 gene encoding uncharacterized protein LOC110664410 — MSFSMLISPSSWYKLSWLHSTATFLVFTTLFYANIVSCSHPDIPDYHDNCAKIVPESPPTSPEFTTIPFPPNQEGYFLGGDGMFSHSNSRSNSTRYYRYYPSGERRVLVIRSHHVHSTDLDGVYKVQASLILQPSRSSYYVEDVTYSYSYSPQVISSWSERGVLSLELEGFWSKSTGKLCMVGSSSTYSHEGKARVLQALLKLNDVKSENEITSLIRGTLESLNSADDSSYFKPISLLMFPRMNYIYTEVSKELDSVCTGEIDDAKSSLTLPLSKSICSVFSQGSNSFQLMYASGCDSAKNCNPLGEGVGFLPGVMSLSLIECLHDRPSLRFLLEFPNSSYADYYLPFSPNTTLVAEGSWNSKKNQLCIVACRISTATNSLNSSLVEDCSIRMSLRFPSVWSVRKNSAIVGHIWSNKGANESGYFKRIRFQSYRGVLRGIPGLKYEYTFVDRATNSCLKKQPARKKETQYPDANSYDMQFDMSVKNSSGKRIGWGYASPLFIGDQIPVWNGYSMPFSSSRNSLHEGKNQHISPLNISYKMNFPSFNSSLNEYSQVEIFAEGIYDPETGVMCMVGCRYLGSNNHTDDDLMDCEFLVNLEFPPVDSNNYIQGTMKSTRKESDPHYLQPLSFSAVSFNGRYARESILRMDLEIIMALVSNTLVCFFVGYQIFYLKKHPNMFPYISLLMLVVLTLGHMIPLVLNIEALFFSKQNRQSFQRGSGGLLEMNEVIVRAVTMVAFLLKVRLLQLVLSARWADGNSKASWIAEKKTLYLSLPLYITGGLIAFYVNWRNDNIGKDMNYTYIYNHQHSLWLGLRSYAGLILDGFLLPQIILNIFHNSRENALSCFFYIGTTFVRLLPHTYDLYRAHYYNDDFDWSYMYANPAADYYSTAWDVIIPLGGLLSAAIIYLQQRNGGRCFLPKRFNELKVYEKVPVTSEP; from the coding sequence ATGAGTTTCTCTATGCTTATCTCTCCTAGTTCATGGTATAAACTATCATGGCTTCACAGTACTGCAACATTCCTAGTCTTTACCACCTTATTTTATGCAAATATTGTCTCTTGCTCCCACCCTGACATCCCAGATTACCATGATAACTGTGCCAAGATTGTCCCTGAATCTCCTCCTACTTCTCCTGAATTCACCACCATCCCTTTTCCTCCAAACCAGGAAGGTTACTTCCTTGGTGGGGATGGAATGTTTAGTCATTCAAACTCGAGGTCAAACTCAACTCGCTACTACCGCTACTACCCATCAGGTGAAAGGAGAGTCCTAGTGATTCGCTCACATCACGTCCACAGCACTGATCTTGATGGTGTATACAAAGTTCAGGCGAGCTTGATCCTCCAACCCTCAAGAAGTAGCTATTATGTGGAGGATGTTACATACAGCTATTCGTATTCTCCACAGGTCATTTCTAGTTGGTCTGAGAGGGGTGTTTTGAGTTTGGAATTAGAAGGGTTCTGGTCAAAATCTACTGGGAAGCTTTGTATGGTGGGATCGAGTTCTACTTACTCACATGAAGGTAAAGCTCGTGTTCTTCAAGCTCTTCTTAAGCTTAATGATGTTAAGAGTGAAAATGAGATTACTAGTTTGATTAGAGGAACATTGGAGAGCTTGAACTCTGCTGATGATTCGAGTTATTTCAAACCAATTTCGCTCTTGATGTTCCCTCGAATGAATTATATATACACTGAGGTTTCAAAAGAACTTGATTCTGTGTGTACTGGTGAGATTGATGATGCAAAAAGTTCTCTCACCTTACCACTGAGTAAATCAATTTGCTCGGTGTTTTCACAGGGGAGCAATTCATTCCAATTAATGTATGCAAGTGGCTGTGATTCTGCAAAGAATTGTAATCCTTTGGGTGAGGGTGTTGGATTTTTGCCAGGAGTGATGTCCTTGAGTTTAATTGAATGTTTACATGATAGACCAAGTCTGAGATTTCTGTTAGAATTTCCCAACAGTAGCTATGCTGATTATTATCTCCCCTTCAGTCCAAATACAACATTAGTTGCAGAAGGATCATGGAATTCCAAGAAAAATCAGCTATGTATTGTTGCTTGTCGAATTTCGACTGCAACAAATTCTTTGAATAGTTCTCTTGTTGAGGATTGCTCAATAAGGATGAGTTTAAGGTTCCCTTCTGTTTGGTCAGTCAGAAAGAATAGTGCTATTGTGGGACATATTTGGAGCAACAAAGGTGCAAATGAGTCGGGTTACTTCAAGAGGATCAGGTTTCAAAGTTACAGGGGTGTGTTGCGTGGGATTCCAGGGCTTAAATATGAGTATACCTTTGTTGATAGAGCAACAAATTCATGCCTGAAGAAGCAgccagcaagaaagaaagaaacccAATACCCAGATGCAAATTCATATGACATGCAATTTGATATGTCAGTCAAGAATTCCAGTGGAAAAAGAATTGGATGGGGCTATGCAAGCCCCCTCTTTATAGGTGATCAAATTCCAGTATGGAACGGGTACTCCATGCCATTTTCCAGTTCAAGGAACTCTCTGCATGAAGGAAAAAATCAACACATCAGTCCTTTGAACATCAGCTACAAAATGAATTTCCCATCATTCAATTCCTCCTTGAATGAGTATTCTCAAGTTGAAATTTTTGCTGAGGGAATTTATGATCCTGAAACAGGAGTTATGTGCATGGTGGGCTGCAGATATCTCGGCTCAAACAATCATACAGATGATGATTTGATGGACtgtgaatttcttgttaatcttGAGTTTCCTCCAGTAGATTCAAACAATTATATCCAGGGAACTATGAAGAGCACAAGGAAAGAATCCGATCCTCATTACTTACAGCCTCTTTCCTTTTCTGCAGTTTCCTTCAATGGTCGATATGCAAGGGAATCAATACTGAGGATGGATTTGGAGATCATTATGGCTTTGGTCTCGAATACCCTAGTATGTTTCTTTGTGGGATACCAAATCTTCTATTTAAAGAAGCATCCTAATATGTTTCCTTACATCTCACTTCTCATGCTTGTGGTACTTACTCTGGGGCACATGATCCCTCTCGTGCTGAACATTGAAGCCTTGTTCTTTTCGAAGCAAAATCGCCAATCTTTCCAACGGGGGAGTGGGGGATTGCTTGAAATGAATGAGGTGATCGTAAGGGCAGTGACAATGGTAGCATTTCTGCTGAAAGTCCGACTTCTGCAGCTTGTATTGTCTGCACGGTGGGCTGACGGAAATTCGAAAGCCTCCTGGATTGCTGAGAAGAAGACACTTTATCTGTCTCTACCATTATATATAACCGGAGGCTTGATTGCTTTCTATGTGAACTGGAGGAATGACAATATTGGAAAGGATATGAATTATACTTACATATACAATCACCAGCATTCCCTTTGGTTGGGCTTAAGGTCTTATGCCGGATTGATACTTGATGGTTTCCTTCTCCCTCAAATCATCCTCAACATTTTCCACAACTCAAGAGAGAATGCTCTCTCTTGTTTCTTCTACATAGGGACAACATTTGTGCGTTTGCTACCGCACACTTATGATCTTTACAGGGCACACTACTACAATGATGATTTCGATTGGTCGTACATGTATGCCAATCCTGCTGCAGATTATTACTCCACTGCTTGGGATGTGATCATTCCTCTTGGAGGTCTGCTATCTGCTGCAATCATATACTTGCAGCAGCGCAATGGAGGTCGTTGTTTCCTGCCGAAAAGATTTAACGAGCTGAAAGTATATGAGAAGGTGCCAGTGACTAGTGAACCATAA
- the LOC110664411 gene encoding ABC transporter F family member 1 — protein sequence MVSDASKKKAAQKKAAAAAKRGGKAAAAAASSKATAAAAAAASADNGSVDNLSNGVGAIQISDRTCTGVLCSHPLSRDIRIESLSVTFHGHDLIVDSLLELNYGRRYGLLGLNGCGKSTLLTAIGCRELPIPEHMDIYHLTREIEASDMSALQAVISCDEERVKLEKEAEILGTQEDGGGETLERIYERLEAIDASTAEKRAAEILYGLGFNKQMQSKKTRDFSGGWRMRIALARALFMNPTILLLDEPTNHLDLEACVWLEETLKRFDRILVVVSHSQDFLNGVCTNIIHMQNKKLKIYTGNYDQYVQTRAELEENQMKQYKWEQEQIASMKEYIARFGHGSAKLARQAQSKEKTLAKMERGGLTEKVVRDKVLVFRFVDVGKLPPPVLQFVEVTFGYTPDNLIYKNLDFGVDLDSRIALVGPNGAGKSTLLKLMTGDLVPTDGMVRRHNHLRIAQFHQHLAEKLDLDMSALQFMIKEYPGNEEERMRAAIGKFGLTGKAQVMPMKNLSDGQRSRVIFAWLAYRQPHLLLLDEPTNHLDIETIDSLAEALNEWDGGLVLVSHDFRLINQVAEEIWVCENQAVTRWEGDIMDFKEHLKKKAGLSD from the exons ATGGTTTCCGACGCCAGCAAAAAGAAGGCCGCACAGAAGAAGGCGGCGGCGGCGGCTAAGAGGGGTGGAAAGGCAGCTGCCGCAGCTGCATCGTCCAaagctactgctgctgctgctgctgctgcttcgGCTGATAATGGAAGTGTTGACAATTTGTCGAATGGGGTTGGCGCTATTCAGATATCGGATCGGACTTGTACCGGCGTCCTATGTTCTCATCCTCTTTCCAGAGATATTCGC ATTGAGTCTTTATCAGTTACTTTCCATGGACATGATCTCATTGTCGATTCTCTGCTTGAGCTTAACTATGGCAG ACGATATGGATTGCTGGGATTAAATGGATGTGGGAAATCAACACTCTTAACTGCAATAGGTTGCCGTGAGCTTCCAATTCCAGAACACATGGATATATATCACCTCACCAGAGAAATTGAAGCTTCTGACATGTCTGCACTTCAGGCTGTCATTAGCTGTGATGAGGAGAGGGTGAAATTGGAGAAGGAAGCTGAAATCTTAGGTACACAG GAGGATGGAGGTGGAGAGACTCTTGAACGTATATATGAACGTTTGGAGGCTATAGATGCATCTACAGCTGAAAAACGTGCTGCTGAGATATTGTATGGTCTGGGTTTCAACAAGCAGATGCAGTCAAAGAAAACCCGGGATTTTTCTGGTGGCTGGAGGATGAGGATTGCATTAGCTCGGGCTCTGTTCATGAACCCTACAATCCTTTTGCTTGATGAACCTACCAATCATCTTG ATTTAGAAGCCTGTGTCTGGTTGGAGGAAACTTTGAAGAGATTTGATCGCATTCTAGTTGTGGTGTCTCACTCCCAGGATTTCTTGAATGGTGTCTGCACAAATATTATACACATGCAAAACAAGAAATTGAAGATCTACACTGGGAACTATGATCAATATGTTCAGACACGTGCTGAACTGGAGGAGAATCAGATGAAACAGTACAAGTGGGAGCAGGAGCAGATTGCTTCAATGAAGGAGTACATTGCCAGATTTGGGCACGGTTCAGCAAAATTAGCCCGTCAAGCACAGAGCAAGGAGAAAACCCTTGCAAAAATGGAGCGGGGTGGGCTTACTGAGAAGGTTGTCAGAGACAAGGTTCTGGTCTTTCGTTTTGTTGATGTTGGGAAGCTGCCACCTCCTGTGCTTCAGTTTGTGGAAGTTACATTTGGCTATACTCCTGATAATCTCATCTACAAGAACCTTGACTTTGGAGTAGATCTGGACTCTAGGATTGCTCTAGTTGGGCCCAATGGTGCTGGGAAGAGCACACTATTGAAGCTTATGACTGGAGATTTGGTCCCTACTGATGGCATGGTTCGGCGGCACAATCACTTGAGGATTGCACAATTTCATCAGCATTTGGCTGAGAAACTTGACTTAGATATGTCCGCCTTACAATTTATGATAAAAGAATATCCAGGGAACGAGGAAGAAAGAATGAGAGCAGCAATTGGGAAATTTGGGTTGACTGGCAAAGCCCAGGTGATGCCAATGAAGAATTTGTCAGATGGGCAGAGGAGCAGAGTGATTTTTGCTTGGTTAGCTTATAGGCAGCCCCACTTGCTGCTGTTGGATGAGCCAACAAATCATTTGGATATTGAGACTATCGACTCTCTGGCCGAGGCATTAAATGAATGGGATGGTGGTCTGGTTCTCGTTAGCCATGATTTCAGGCTTATAAACCAGGTGGCAGAGGAGATATGGGTGTGTGAAAATCAAGCTGTCACGCGATGGGAGGGCGATATAATGGACTTCAAGGAGCACCTCAAGAAGAAGGCCGGCTTATCTGATTGA